The Photobacterium sp. TY1-4 DNA window CGTTGGTCTGAATGTACTGGTTGGCTTTTGCCACCTGCGCTGCCCGGGCTTCATTGAGTGCATTGTCTTGTGTTGTGCTTTGCCAGCTGCCCGGCACGGCATTGAAGGTATTGAACCATGGCGTGGTGATGCCTGTGAATACCCCGGCCTGAGGGTATTGCTCGGTGGTATAGGTTCGGGCGGATTCGCTGTATACGAACTGATACTGAATACTGTCTGAGTGTGATTCGTCCTGGACAACCCGGTTACTCAAGACAGACTGAAATTGCTGGATGGCGGTTTTTGGCTGATTCATTGCTCTATCCTTTGCTGAATGTGAATGTCGCCCGGCCTGTGGCCGGGCGTTACTGTCGGGGCTTAGTTGTTCTGAAGATTTTGTTGGATTTCCAGTAGGGTGGAGTGGCTGTGGCGGTTGAAGTGCGGGATCATCGTCGGCAGAATGTCCCCGCCGCCGAGTGCACTGAACAGGGTCTCCAGGTTTGCCTGGGTATCCAGCCCCTCCTGGATCAGGATTTCCCACACTGTCCGGAAGGCTGCGTTGTAGGAGCCAGCAATCCAGTAGTGCACCATGTCCAGGTGTTCTCCGGCAAAGTTGAACCGTCCTTCCGGCTCACGGGCAGCGACAAAGAGTTTCTCGAATTGCCCGGCCGCAAAAAATTCAAAGCCACCCCCAGCGAGTTCCTGACGGTTCCAGACCACGGCGGTCCCGTGCCCTAAGTATTCCTGCCGGGCAATGTCACCATGTAAATGCACCACATCCCTTAAGGTGGCCTCAAGGGCTTCTGCCTCGCTCAGGTGCGAAAATTTGTCGGCGTCGTTCTGCCACGAGTAGCTGGATAACAGATAGGCCGGGCCGGATTCGCCAATCCCAAAAGAGGGATAAACAATACTGCGAGAGGCGAGATCGGTATTACTCTGGCCGCCTTCCATCCCTTGGCTGTAGGGGCCCTGCTGCTCCCAGAAACGGGTACGGAATCCCAGGGCAACTTTAACGGCATTGGTCATTTTCAGACTGCGGATCGCCTGGTATTTACCGGCAGACCAGGATGCCGGTGTGTCGACAAACCGCAGTTGGCTGAAGGGCAGGGTCACGATGACTCGATCAAAGGCGGCGCTTTCGGTCAGGGTGCCGTCGCCGGTATTGTACTCAATGTAGGCTTGGTCGCTCTCTTCGCGCAATGTGGTGACCCGAGTACCGGTTTTAAATTGTGAACCCGGGATCCGGTTGGCCATTTCGGCGGCGATCCGGGACGTCCCCCCCTCCATAGCAGACCATTCCGGGCTTTCATCAAAAGAATAGGTGTCGAGGACCAACTCAATAAACGACAGATCATAGATGCCTGTATACGCATTGACGGTTTCCATATAGTCGACGATTTCGACCGGGTAGGGCTGGACACCATCCCCGACGTCTTGCAGGTAACCGCGTGCGGAGTAGCGGTTATATTTCAGGATTTCTGCCCAGGCGACCTCGATATTTTCGTTTTCAAACAAAGCCACAAAAGGTTCCAGGGCGAGATCGAGCAAGACTGAGGCACTTTTGAGTTTGCCGTCGGCATCTTTGAAGTACGCATATTCCGGTCCCTCGAAAAAGGGATCAAACCCGAGCAGACTGTTATCGGCCTCGGCCTGGGTGCGGGTGACCGGCGGCATGCCATTAAAACACAGTAAATTCCCCGTGTCGGGCGTTGCTTCATTGCTGTCGAAGAGAATATAGGGGATCCGTGGAATTTCTCGGGCGTTTTCAACCTCAGAGACAGTGGTATTGAGGTAATCCCAGAAGTTGAATAGCCGGCTTTGCAGCTCATTGTGGGGAAAACGCATCGCACCCAGTTCGGCGTACTGATGCGGCTCATTGTTGAAATAGTGGGTGTAAACCCGTCCGCCGATGCGCTCGCCAGAAGCTTCGAAGATCTGGCTGTGGATACCTAGTTTTGCCAGTAGCATTGAGGCATACATCCCCGCCATACCGCCACCGACAATGCCGACTGAAAGTGCGTCATTGCTCTGGTTGCTTTGTGGGGTACAGGCGACTGGGCTTGCCAGGGTTTGTTGCTGCCGGTACATATGATTTTGATAGCATTGATGGAGTGCCTGGCGAAATTGAACGAGGCGTTGCTGACGTTGCTGTCGGGATAAGGCGATCATGAGTTGCGTCCTTTTGTTTTTGGTATGCGATTCAATGCATAATGCTAGTACACCTCACCTTATTCAGAGTGTGGATATTGAGCTGTTTTTTATGAAATAAATTTTCCGTGATCATTTACACATAAATCACTTTATTTTTGTTAGTTATGTTGGGTCTATTTAATATTGGAAACTACGATTTTAGATCGAGCTTAAATATTTGTTGTCGATGCTTTGTTTATTTTTAACTTTATTTTTTGTGTTTTGTTTTCACCAGGTTAAGTAGTTTTATTTCAATGGCTTACGTTCTTTCTTGGTGTCTTATCTATTCTGATCTTTCAAGAGGGTTTCGATGTTTTTTAGAGGGTTTTGTTTATTTTTTAATGTGTTGCGGATTAAATATAATTTTGTCAATCCGACTGAGTCAGTAAGGACCGAAGTTATTGGCGTTTTGATGATGGCCTTGAACTGTCGGTCGTAAAAATGACGCTATTTAAGCGGGGGAGTGCTCAGGCCGTATAGTCGGCCGAACTGTCAATTCGGATCATCACCGCATCCGGGCGCCAGTATTCAAATTCACAGTCCATCAAGGCGCCGTCCTGTTTATAGTTGACCCGGCAGATTTTCAGCACCGATTGGCCTTCGGCCAGGTTCAAGGCTTTGGCGACATGGCTCGGGGCTGCGGTTGGGATCACATCAAAGCGGGAGCGGTGGGTGTGGTAACCATACTTTTCAGCAAAAAGGCCGGTAAGTGATAGCGTCAGGTTTTCTTCCAGGATCCCCGGGAACAGGTTGGTCATCAGGCAGTTTTCAACAAACAGCACCGCCCGGCCATCAATGTAGCGCAAGCGCTCAATAATGTGGATGGGGGTGAGTTGGCGAATATTCAGTGCGGCGGCGTATTCACCGGCGGCCATTTCAGCCCGGGTATTGACCAGCCGGGTTTCGGCAATTCGGTGCTGTTCACGGATCATCTGATGAAAGTGGCTGCGTGAGAGCGGGTTGTAGCAGATCCGCTGCGGGGAGACGAACCAGCCACGACGCTCCTCCCGATAGATCAGGCCTTCGGTTTCCAGCGCAACCAGCGCATCCTTAATCGTGATCCGCGTGGTTTCAAATAGCGTGCTCAGCTCGCGCTCGGAAGGTAGCTTTTGTCCGCCGCTCATCAACCCGGACTGGATTTGCTGACGAATGCTGGTTTTAATTTTGCCGAGTTGGGTCGGGGTTTTGGTTGGTGTTTTGGTTTGAATAGCCATCACTGAACTAGTCCAGAAACTGTCGATGTGAAAAATGTACGACATCTATATCACAGAAAAATGACAGTAAAAGTGAGGGCTTTATAAGGGGGTTGAAACATGAATGACAAATAAACGCATTAAATTTGTCATATCCCTGCACCGAAATCGTCACACTTCATCCATAGGATAAAAAGTGAACTTACTGACCTAGTCCAGAAAGGATGGAGACGATGAATACTTTGTTAACCCGCACGCTCGCCCTCAAAACCACGCTGCTTGCCACCACACTTTCAGCCACCGTTTATGCAAGTGACGCAGATCTGGAATCGCTGGTTGAAGCCGCGAAAAAAGAAGGCACCGTTTACAGTGTCGGGATGCCGGACAGCTGGGCCAACTGGAAAGATACCTGGGCCGATTTGAAAGTCAATTATGGCCTGCAGCATCAGGATACCGACATGAGCTCTGCGCAGGAAATTGCCAAGTTTGAAGCGGAGAAGAAAAATGCCACCGCGGATATCGGTGATGTCGGTTTTGCCTTTGCCCGTGTTGCGGTGAAAAAGGGCGTGACGCAGCCTTATAAACCAAGCACCTGGGAAGAGATCCCGAACTGGGCCAAAGACAAAGACGGCCATTGGGCCCTGGCGTATACCGGGACGATTTCCTTTATCTCTAACAACAACCTGGTGAAGAACCCGCCGAAATCCTGGGATGATTTGCTTGAGGGCGATTATAAAGTCAGCGTCGGGGATGTAGGCGTTGCGGCTCAGGCCAACAATGCCGTACTGGCAGCGGCGTTTGCCCAGGGTGGAAATGAATCGAACCTGAAACCGGCCATCAAGTTTTTCTCCAAGCTGGCCAAGCAGGGACGTTTGTCGTTTACCGATCCGGGGCTGGCGAACCTGGAGAAAGGGGAAGTGGAAGTTGCGATTCTGTGGGACTTTAATGCCCTGAACTATCGTGACCAGATTGACCGCGACCGCTTCACCGTCAGCATTCCGCAAGACGGCTCGGTGATTTCCGGTTACACCACCATTATCAACAAGTTTGCCAAGAACCCGAATGCTGCCAAGCTGGCCCGTGAATATATCTTCAGCGATCAGGGACAGATTAACCTGGCCGAAGGTTATGCCCGCCCGATCCGCAGTTCGATCACCCTGCCGAAATCAATTCAGGACAAGCTGTTGCCGAACTCACAATACACCAATGTTCATCCTGTGACGGATTTTAAAGCCTGGGAAAAATCGGCCCGTAAACTGCCGCGTCAATGGCAGGAAAACGTGCTGATTCACCAGCAGTAAGAGGTTTACATGAGCAAGAAGGTCATTCTTGTTGTGCTCGATGGACTCAATTACCAGGTCGCCCATGATTGCATGGGCTACCTGCATGGATTGATTGAGCAGCAACGCGCAACACTCTACAAACTCCAGTGCGAGCTGCCGTCGATGTCGCGCCCGCTGTATGAGTGCATTCTCACCGGTGTGCCGCCGGTCGTCAGCGGTATCGTCAATAACCAGATTGTCCGTCGCTCGCATCATGAGTCGATCTTCAGTCTGGCGAAAGCGCAGGGCAAAGTGACCGCCGCTGCTGCGTATCACTGGGTCAGCGAGCTGTACAACCGCGCGCCTTATGAAGCGGTGCGGGACCGCTTTACCCACGATGAAACGCTCAATATTCAGCACGGTCGCTTTTATCACTGGGATCAATACCCGGATGAAGCGCTGTTTCTGGACGCGGAAGATCTGCGTCGTCGTTATCAGCCGGACTTTCTACTGATCCACCCGATGAACATCGATGATACCGGGCACCAATTCGGACTCGATTCCCGCCAGTACCGCAACTGCGCGCGCGGCGCCGATATCCATCTGTCGAA harbors:
- a CDS encoding UTRA domain-containing protein; this encodes MAIQTKTPTKTPTQLGKIKTSIRQQIQSGLMSGGQKLPSERELSTLFETTRITIKDALVALETEGLIYREERRGWFVSPQRICYNPLSRSHFHQMIREQHRIAETRLVNTRAEMAAGEYAAALNIRQLTPIHIIERLRYIDGRAVLFVENCLMTNLFPGILEENLTLSLTGLFAEKYGYHTHRSRFDVIPTAAPSHVAKALNLAEGQSVLKICRVNYKQDGALMDCEFEYWRPDAVMIRIDSSADYTA
- a CDS encoding alkaline phosphatase family protein; amino-acid sequence: MSKKVILVVLDGLNYQVAHDCMGYLHGLIEQQRATLYKLQCELPSMSRPLYECILTGVPPVVSGIVNNQIVRRSHHESIFSLAKAQGKVTAAAAYHWVSELYNRAPYEAVRDRFTHDETLNIQHGRFYHWDQYPDEALFLDAEDLRRRYQPDFLLIHPMNIDDTGHQFGLDSRQYRNCARGADIHLSNYIESWLADGYQIMVTSDHGMNNDLSHGGTLAEEREVPLFVIGEGFSHQCGSIRQTEICGTACQLLGLEHDKPFAQEILAP
- a CDS encoding flavin monoamine oxidase family protein gives rise to the protein MIALSRQQRQQRLVQFRQALHQCYQNHMYRQQQTLASPVACTPQSNQSNDALSVGIVGGGMAGMYASMLLAKLGIHSQIFEASGERIGGRVYTHYFNNEPHQYAELGAMRFPHNELQSRLFNFWDYLNTTVSEVENAREIPRIPYILFDSNEATPDTGNLLCFNGMPPVTRTQAEADNSLLGFDPFFEGPEYAYFKDADGKLKSASVLLDLALEPFVALFENENIEVAWAEILKYNRYSARGYLQDVGDGVQPYPVEIVDYMETVNAYTGIYDLSFIELVLDTYSFDESPEWSAMEGGTSRIAAEMANRIPGSQFKTGTRVTTLREESDQAYIEYNTGDGTLTESAAFDRVIVTLPFSQLRFVDTPASWSAGKYQAIRSLKMTNAVKVALGFRTRFWEQQGPYSQGMEGGQSNTDLASRSIVYPSFGIGESGPAYLLSSYSWQNDADKFSHLSEAEALEATLRDVVHLHGDIARQEYLGHGTAVVWNRQELAGGGFEFFAAGQFEKLFVAAREPEGRFNFAGEHLDMVHYWIAGSYNAAFRTVWEILIQEGLDTQANLETLFSALGGGDILPTMIPHFNRHSHSTLLEIQQNLQNN
- a CDS encoding ABC transporter substrate-binding protein, which produces MNTLLTRTLALKTTLLATTLSATVYASDADLESLVEAAKKEGTVYSVGMPDSWANWKDTWADLKVNYGLQHQDTDMSSAQEIAKFEAEKKNATADIGDVGFAFARVAVKKGVTQPYKPSTWEEIPNWAKDKDGHWALAYTGTISFISNNNLVKNPPKSWDDLLEGDYKVSVGDVGVAAQANNAVLAAAFAQGGNESNLKPAIKFFSKLAKQGRLSFTDPGLANLEKGEVEVAILWDFNALNYRDQIDRDRFTVSIPQDGSVISGYTTIINKFAKNPNAAKLAREYIFSDQGQINLAEGYARPIRSSITLPKSIQDKLLPNSQYTNVHPVTDFKAWEKSARKLPRQWQENVLIHQQ